Proteins from a single region of Nocardiopsis dassonvillei subsp. dassonvillei DSM 43111:
- a CDS encoding glycosyltransferase, with product MSTPPPRALLYGDVDLNIIDGSAIWAQSMAQALAAAGCEVTLLLKAPVRTDRLTEPLTRVPGVRLLRPYEDKALPDLGPRGLTPEQAVTLMTRHHERKPFDLVVVRGRRLAGLAAQEEALAGRLWTYLTDFPHSVGELSATATAELTEIALASRFLLCQTEELRAFLESTVPAACGRSVLFPPVVVVPEDVRADGGAGGRARLAYTGKFAPRWNTLEMTELPAELARRGVDAELVMIGDKIHAEPADWAKNMRRALEGTPNVDWRGGMSRAEALRQAAECGFGLSWRDPSMDASLELSTKVLELGALGLPVVLNRTPMHEAMLGADYPLFAGTDVASVADVVARAHGDRAVYADAAARCRDAAADHTLERAAERLRGYLADALPPTPEGADPERPLKVVIAGHDMKFFTRLAEYLDSLPGLDVRMDEWEGLSTHDQYRSRELAAWADVVICEWCGPNALFYSKWKRPDQRLIVRLHRFELYAEWPRKLDIDKVDAVVCVSPHYADLTREITGWPAGKVVVVPNWVDDEQLGRPKLPGAEYSLGMVGIAPSRKRLDRGLDVIAELRRMDPRYTLSVKTKQPWEYWWIWNRPEERAYFERVYRRIQRDERLASGVVFDPFGPDVATWLRRVGFMLSTSDDESFHLAPAECAASGGVPALLPWPGADTIYDPHWIHDDAVAMAEAIHATVSEGRFSSEAARAREEVTTAYGLSRVRSLWSDLVVRGRAPQAEHSAATAGA from the coding sequence GTGAGCACACCGCCTCCGCGCGCACTCCTGTACGGGGACGTGGACCTCAACATCATCGACGGTTCCGCGATCTGGGCGCAGTCGATGGCGCAGGCCCTGGCCGCCGCCGGATGCGAGGTGACCCTGCTGCTGAAGGCGCCCGTGCGCACCGACCGGCTCACCGAGCCCCTCACCAGGGTGCCCGGGGTCCGGCTGCTGCGGCCCTACGAGGACAAGGCGCTGCCCGACCTGGGGCCGAGGGGGCTCACCCCGGAGCAGGCCGTCACCCTGATGACCAGGCACCACGAGCGCAAGCCCTTCGACCTCGTCGTCGTGCGCGGGCGCCGCCTGGCCGGGCTGGCCGCGCAGGAGGAGGCGCTGGCGGGCCGCCTGTGGACCTACCTGACCGACTTCCCGCACAGCGTGGGCGAGCTGTCCGCGACCGCCACCGCCGAACTCACCGAGATCGCGCTGGCCTCGCGGTTCCTGCTCTGCCAGACCGAGGAGCTGCGCGCCTTCCTGGAGTCGACGGTGCCCGCCGCCTGCGGCCGGTCGGTCCTGTTCCCGCCCGTGGTGGTCGTCCCCGAGGACGTGCGCGCCGACGGCGGGGCCGGCGGCCGCGCCCGCCTGGCCTACACCGGCAAGTTCGCGCCCCGCTGGAACACCCTGGAGATGACCGAGCTGCCCGCCGAGCTGGCGCGGCGCGGGGTGGACGCCGAACTCGTGATGATCGGCGACAAGATCCACGCCGAACCCGCCGACTGGGCCAAGAACATGCGCAGGGCCCTGGAGGGCACCCCGAACGTGGACTGGCGCGGCGGGATGTCGCGCGCCGAGGCGCTCCGCCAGGCCGCCGAGTGCGGCTTCGGGCTGTCCTGGCGCGACCCGTCCATGGACGCCAGCCTGGAGCTGTCCACCAAGGTGCTGGAGCTGGGCGCGCTCGGACTGCCGGTGGTGCTCAACCGCACGCCCATGCACGAGGCCATGCTGGGCGCGGACTACCCGCTCTTCGCCGGGACCGACGTCGCCTCGGTCGCCGACGTGGTGGCCCGCGCCCACGGCGACCGCGCGGTCTACGCGGACGCCGCCGCGCGCTGCCGCGACGCCGCGGCCGACCACACGCTGGAGCGGGCCGCCGAGCGGCTGCGCGGCTACCTCGCCGACGCCCTGCCGCCCACCCCCGAGGGCGCCGACCCCGAGCGGCCGCTCAAGGTGGTCATCGCCGGGCACGACATGAAGTTCTTCACCCGCCTGGCCGAGTACCTGGACTCGCTGCCCGGTCTCGACGTGCGCATGGACGAGTGGGAGGGGCTGAGCACCCACGACCAGTACCGCTCCCGGGAGCTGGCCGCCTGGGCCGACGTGGTGATCTGCGAGTGGTGCGGGCCCAACGCGCTGTTCTACTCCAAGTGGAAGCGCCCCGACCAGCGGCTCATCGTGCGGCTGCACCGCTTCGAGCTCTACGCGGAGTGGCCCCGCAAGCTCGACATCGACAAGGTCGACGCGGTGGTGTGCGTGAGCCCCCACTACGCCGACCTGACCCGCGAGATCACCGGGTGGCCCGCCGGGAAGGTGGTCGTGGTCCCCAACTGGGTGGACGACGAGCAGCTCGGCCGCCCCAAGCTCCCCGGGGCCGAGTACTCCCTGGGCATGGTCGGCATCGCGCCCTCGCGCAAGCGGCTGGACCGGGGCCTGGACGTCATCGCCGAGCTGCGGCGCATGGACCCGCGGTACACGCTGTCGGTCAAGACCAAGCAGCCGTGGGAGTACTGGTGGATCTGGAACCGGCCGGAGGAGCGCGCCTACTTCGAGCGCGTCTACCGGCGGATCCAGCGCGACGAGCGCCTCGCCTCCGGGGTGGTGTTCGACCCCTTCGGGCCGGACGTGGCCACCTGGCTGCGGCGGGTGGGGTTCATGCTCTCCACCAGCGACGACGAGTCCTTCCACCTGGCGCCCGCCGAGTGCGCCGCCTCGGGCGGCGTGCCCGCCCTGCTGCCGTGGCCGGGCGCGGACACCATCTACGACCCGCACTGGATCCACGACGACGCCGTGGCGATGGCCGAGGCCATCCACGCGACCGTCAGCGAGGGGCGGTTCTCCTCGGAGGCCGCGCGCGCACGCGAGGAGGTCACCACCGCCTACGGCCTGTCCCGGGTGCGGTCGCTGTGGAGCGACCTGGTGGTCCGCGGCAGGGCGCCCCAGGCGGAGCACTCCGCCGCCACAGCAGGCGCCTGA
- a CDS encoding glycosyltransferase family 4 protein, whose translation MAWRHLRAEPARLPLLALRLTPGPPRRAVRALASRAGGRARAYALWDQGRRADAREAVLAAASGASPRRVGRLVASCLAAGDAATARELVEQLPEGALREAAEHRTALATGRAVAAPPSTSPDRHAITLTRDPRTPPDATVNARRPEASEGERWRVAGDPASPGAGLRVLHLVTNALPHTNAGYTQRTHKIAVAQREAGMDVHVVTRAGYPLVKGVPDPRTLVRVDGIPYHRLLPWTAPADAAQELAAGVRLGSELVEALRPDVLHAASNHHNARLALELGRRFGLPVVYEVRGFLEESWLSRDPSRSVDDAFYRAERASETECMLAADLVVTLGEAMRADIEARGVPRERLLVVPNAVDASFLAPLPPGAGVRAELGIGGEDFVVGTTTSCFGYEGLDTLLEAVALMRERGEAAHALVVGDGPELPALRSLADSLGLEGAAHFTGRVPAARVRDHHAALDVFAVPRRDERVCRLVTPLKPVEAMAGGLPVVASDLPALREIVEPGVTGELIPAGESATLADVLTKLAYSREKRISYGSAGRDLVGDRTWAEAAYRYNQAYRVQIREMTEPGQNP comes from the coding sequence TTGGCCTGGCGACACCTGCGGGCCGAACCGGCCCGGCTGCCGCTGCTGGCGCTGCGGCTGACGCCCGGTCCGCCCCGGCGCGCGGTGCGCGCCCTGGCCTCCCGGGCGGGCGGCCGGGCCCGCGCCTACGCCCTGTGGGACCAGGGCCGGCGCGCGGACGCCCGCGAGGCGGTGCTCGCCGCGGCGAGCGGTGCCTCCCCCCGCCGGGTGGGCCGCCTGGTGGCGTCCTGCCTGGCGGCGGGAGACGCGGCCACCGCCCGGGAGCTGGTCGAACAGCTTCCGGAGGGCGCTCTTCGGGAGGCCGCGGAGCATCGGACGGCCCTGGCCACGGGACGCGCTGTCGCCGCGCCCCCGTCCACGTCGCCTGACCGTCACGCCATCACGTTAACCCGCGATCCACGAACGCCGCCCGACGCCACGGTGAACGCTCGGCGACCGGAGGCGTCGGAGGGTGAACGGTGGCGTGTGGCCGGGGACCCGGCGTCACCCGGAGCGGGCCTGCGGGTGCTGCACCTGGTGACCAACGCGCTGCCGCACACCAACGCGGGCTACACCCAGCGCACCCACAAGATCGCGGTCGCCCAGCGCGAGGCCGGAATGGACGTGCACGTGGTCACCCGGGCGGGGTACCCCCTGGTCAAGGGGGTTCCCGACCCGCGCACGCTGGTGCGGGTGGACGGCATCCCCTACCACCGCCTCCTCCCCTGGACGGCGCCCGCCGACGCCGCCCAGGAGCTGGCCGCGGGGGTGCGGCTGGGGTCGGAGCTGGTGGAGGCGCTGCGGCCCGACGTGCTGCACGCCGCGAGCAACCACCACAACGCCCGCCTGGCCCTGGAGCTGGGCCGCAGGTTCGGCCTGCCGGTGGTGTACGAGGTGCGGGGCTTCCTGGAGGAGTCGTGGCTCTCGCGCGACCCCTCGCGCAGCGTGGACGACGCCTTCTACCGGGCCGAGCGCGCGAGCGAGACCGAGTGCATGCTGGCCGCCGACCTTGTGGTGACCCTGGGCGAGGCGATGCGCGCCGACATCGAGGCGCGCGGCGTGCCGCGCGAGCGCCTGCTGGTGGTGCCCAACGCGGTGGACGCCTCCTTCCTGGCCCCGCTGCCGCCGGGCGCGGGGGTGCGCGCCGAGCTGGGGATCGGCGGCGAGGACTTCGTGGTGGGCACCACCACCAGCTGCTTCGGCTACGAGGGCCTGGACACGCTGCTGGAGGCGGTGGCCCTGATGCGCGAACGCGGCGAGGCGGCGCACGCCCTGGTGGTGGGGGACGGCCCCGAGCTGCCCGCGCTGCGCTCCCTGGCCGACTCGCTGGGTCTGGAGGGGGCCGCGCACTTCACCGGCCGCGTCCCGGCCGCGCGGGTGCGCGACCACCACGCCGCGCTGGACGTGTTCGCGGTGCCCAGGCGCGACGAGCGGGTGTGCCGTCTGGTCACCCCGCTCAAACCCGTGGAGGCCATGGCGGGCGGGCTTCCGGTGGTGGCCAGTGATCTCCCCGCGTTGCGAGAGATCGTGGAACCGGGAGTGACAGGAGAGTTAATTCCGGCAGGCGAATCGGCGACCCTAGCCGATGTGCTGACAAAACTCGCTTACAGTCGTGAAAAGCGGATCTCCTACGGCAGTGCGGGTCGCGATCTCGTCGGCGACCGCACCTGGGCCGAGGCCGCATACCGCTACAACCAGGCGTATCGGGTTCAGATTCGCGAAATGACCGAACCAGGCCAGAACCCGTAA
- the wecB gene encoding non-hydrolyzing UDP-N-acetylglucosamine 2-epimerase: MATSAPLGSQDTGIVHVVGARPNFVKAAPVVSALRGRGAHQAVVHTGQHYDDRMSAVFFRDLGLPTPDVDLGVGSGSHAAQTAALMVGLEKEFTERRPGMVVVYGDVNSTVAAALVAAKLHVPVAHVEAGLRSFDNTMPEEINRRVTDQLSDVCFATSPEAVGHLAAEGVPPSRVHLVGNPMIDTLLGNLDRFDADALRERLDLPERYVAATLHRPANVDDPDTVARLAARLHEIADLADVVMPVHPRGKAAFDRAGLGDHPRVRLLEPLGYLDFVALTRGAAAVVTDSGGVQEETTILGVPCLTLRPNTERPVTITHGTNQLVTEADLLQAVTKVLHGRSPERIGDTPPLWDGRAGERIASVLTQWSR, translated from the coding sequence GTGGCAACGAGTGCCCCCCTGGGGAGCCAGGACACCGGGATCGTGCACGTCGTCGGCGCGCGCCCCAACTTCGTCAAGGCAGCGCCCGTGGTCTCCGCCCTGCGCGGACGCGGCGCGCACCAGGCGGTCGTGCACACCGGCCAGCACTACGACGACCGCATGTCCGCGGTGTTCTTCCGCGACCTGGGCCTGCCCACCCCCGACGTCGACCTCGGCGTCGGCTCGGGCTCCCACGCCGCCCAGACCGCCGCGCTCATGGTGGGCCTGGAGAAGGAGTTCACCGAGCGCAGGCCCGGCATGGTGGTCGTCTACGGCGACGTCAACTCCACCGTGGCCGCGGCCCTGGTCGCCGCCAAGCTGCACGTCCCCGTCGCCCACGTGGAGGCGGGGCTGCGCTCCTTCGACAACACCATGCCCGAGGAGATCAACCGCCGCGTCACCGACCAGCTCAGCGACGTGTGCTTCGCCACCAGCCCGGAGGCCGTCGGCCACCTGGCCGCCGAGGGCGTCCCGCCCTCCCGCGTCCACCTGGTCGGCAACCCCATGATCGACACCCTCCTGGGCAACCTCGACCGCTTCGACGCCGACGCCCTGCGCGAGCGCCTGGACCTGCCCGAGCGCTACGTCGCCGCCACCCTGCACCGGCCCGCGAACGTGGACGACCCCGACACCGTCGCCCGCCTCGCCGCGCGCCTGCACGAGATCGCCGACCTCGCCGACGTGGTCATGCCCGTGCACCCGCGCGGCAAGGCCGCCTTCGACCGGGCCGGGCTCGGCGACCACCCGCGCGTGCGGCTCCTCGAACCCCTGGGCTACCTCGACTTCGTCGCGCTCACCCGCGGCGCCGCCGCCGTGGTCACCGACTCCGGCGGCGTCCAGGAGGAGACCACGATCCTCGGGGTCCCCTGCCTGACCCTGCGCCCCAACACCGAGCGCCCCGTCACCATCACCCACGGCACCAACCAGCTCGTCACGGAGGCCGACCTCCTCCAGGCCGTCACCAAGGTCCTGCACGGGCGGAGCCCGGAGCGGATCGGCGACACCCCGCCCCTGTGGGACGGCCGCGCGGGGGAGCGCATCGCCTCCGTGCTCACCCAGTGGTCGAGGTGA
- a CDS encoding response regulator transcription factor — protein MTCVLLAEDDVSISEPLARALRREGYTVDVTVNGVETLDRARAGDIDLMVLDLGLPEMDGLEVARRLRAEGHGTPILILTARADEVDTVVGLDAGADDYVTKPFRLAELLARVRALLRRGGAEVPVVHGVRIDNDSRRAWLGERELQLTTKEFDLLRVLVRDAGKVVTREQIMREVWDTNWWGSTKTLDMHISWLRRKLGDDANQPSYITTVRGVGFRFERD, from the coding sequence ATGACCTGCGTTTTGCTGGCCGAAGACGATGTCTCGATCTCCGAGCCTCTCGCGCGCGCGCTCCGGCGCGAGGGCTACACGGTGGACGTGACCGTCAACGGCGTTGAGACACTCGACCGTGCCCGTGCGGGAGACATAGACCTCATGGTCCTGGATCTCGGGCTGCCCGAAATGGACGGGCTAGAGGTGGCGCGTCGGCTCCGGGCCGAGGGTCACGGAACGCCCATCCTCATCCTGACCGCCCGCGCCGACGAGGTGGACACCGTCGTCGGCCTCGACGCGGGCGCCGACGACTACGTCACCAAGCCCTTCCGGCTCGCCGAACTCCTGGCGCGCGTGCGCGCCCTGCTGCGCCGGGGCGGCGCCGAGGTGCCCGTCGTGCACGGCGTGCGCATCGACAACGACTCCCGCAGGGCCTGGCTGGGCGAACGCGAGCTCCAGCTCACCACCAAGGAGTTCGACCTGCTGCGCGTGCTCGTCCGCGACGCGGGCAAGGTGGTCACCCGCGAGCAGATCATGCGCGAGGTGTGGGACACCAACTGGTGGGGTTCGACCAAGACCCTGGACATGCACATCTCCTGGCTGCGCCGCAAGCTGGGGGACGACGCCAACCAGCCGTCGTACATCACGACCGTCCGGGGTGTGGGCTTCCGGTTCGAGCGAGACTGA
- a CDS encoding 5'-nucleotidase C-terminal domain-containing protein, with protein sequence MSRLVRASAALVLTGALVAPSAPAAGASVPMNPGDGADFTLTILHANDPESQLLSASGQEDFGGAARFTMLLDRLREAEGGGAAAGEDEADERGVVTVNAGDMYLPGPEFAASREEGAPFYDALAADQADYDAVSMGNHEFDFGPDVYADFLEQLGGDAAVVAANVDVSAEPRLAALADAGRIAPSTVVEASGHEVGVVGALYPPLDTITSPRDVVVEDLVAPVQAEVDRLTAEGVDKIVLLSHLQGIAYEERVASELTGVDVIVAGGGHEVMAGPDDALVPGDEVTAHPETGEPLSYPLMATNPEGVEVPIVTAGSNYKYVGRLVVNFDGGDLVSVSDRSGPVRVSGAGEDAVEPHPEVESRVTAPVSEYVAGLAETEVATSEVDLNGVQNPGVRTQETNLGNLVADALLDTGVRNAQEYGVPAPQIGIQNGGGIRNASVVPAGPLTALDTYSIAPFANQVAVVPDIPRSQVKELLEQGVAAAPAASGAFMQVAGVNFAYDPERTAQVVDGEGAVTTPGERVRSAVLHDGTVLVEGGEVVDGDPITVVTNDFSARGGDMYPFRGADFTVVGATYQAALEGLLTGTLEGRVTEAAYPEGGSGRIVVGERATVPDGDGGGTPTDPPTGGPTDGPADPDGGPSPDPTDPPATDGPDDGSGKPGGNADGSLPRTGGALLGLVAAAVVAVAAGGAALYLGRRRGRTAGADSPGSDS encoded by the coding sequence ATGTCCAGACTCGTGCGCGCCTCGGCCGCGCTGGTGCTGACCGGCGCCCTGGTGGCGCCGTCCGCCCCCGCGGCCGGAGCGTCCGTCCCCATGAACCCCGGGGACGGCGCCGACTTCACCCTGACGATCCTGCACGCCAACGACCCCGAGTCCCAGCTGCTGTCCGCCTCCGGACAGGAGGACTTCGGCGGCGCCGCCCGCTTCACGATGCTGCTCGACCGGCTGCGCGAGGCCGAGGGCGGCGGCGCCGCGGCCGGGGAGGACGAGGCCGACGAGCGCGGCGTCGTCACGGTCAACGCGGGGGACATGTACCTGCCGGGGCCGGAGTTCGCCGCCTCCCGGGAGGAGGGCGCCCCCTTCTACGACGCCCTCGCCGCCGACCAGGCGGACTACGACGCCGTCTCCATGGGCAACCACGAGTTCGACTTCGGACCGGACGTGTACGCCGACTTCCTCGAACAGCTGGGCGGGGACGCCGCGGTGGTCGCCGCCAACGTGGACGTGTCCGCGGAGCCGCGCCTGGCCGCCCTGGCGGACGCGGGCCGGATCGCGCCCAGCACCGTGGTGGAGGCCTCCGGCCACGAGGTCGGCGTCGTGGGAGCGCTGTACCCGCCGCTGGACACCATCACCAGTCCGCGCGACGTGGTGGTGGAGGACCTCGTCGCCCCGGTGCAGGCCGAGGTCGACCGGCTGACCGCCGAGGGCGTGGACAAGATCGTCCTCCTCTCGCACCTCCAGGGGATCGCCTACGAGGAGCGCGTGGCCAGCGAGCTGACCGGCGTCGACGTCATCGTCGCGGGCGGCGGCCACGAGGTGATGGCGGGCCCCGACGACGCCCTGGTGCCCGGCGACGAGGTCACGGCGCACCCGGAGACCGGCGAGCCGCTGTCCTACCCGCTCATGGCCACCAACCCCGAGGGCGTCGAGGTGCCCATCGTCACCGCCGGGTCGAACTACAAGTACGTGGGCCGCCTGGTGGTGAACTTCGACGGCGGTGACCTGGTGTCGGTCTCCGACCGTTCCGGGCCGGTCCGGGTCTCCGGCGCCGGAGAGGACGCGGTGGAGCCCCACCCCGAGGTGGAGTCGCGGGTCACCGCGCCCGTGTCCGAGTACGTGGCGGGCCTGGCGGAGACGGAGGTGGCCACCAGCGAGGTCGACCTCAACGGCGTCCAGAACCCCGGCGTGCGCACCCAGGAGACCAACCTGGGCAACCTGGTGGCCGACGCGCTGCTGGACACCGGCGTGCGCAACGCGCAGGAGTACGGCGTGCCCGCCCCCCAGATCGGCATCCAGAACGGCGGCGGCATCCGCAACGCCTCGGTGGTCCCGGCCGGTCCGCTGACCGCGCTGGACACCTACTCGATCGCCCCGTTCGCCAACCAGGTGGCGGTGGTCCCCGACATCCCGCGCTCGCAGGTCAAGGAGCTGCTGGAGCAGGGCGTGGCCGCCGCTCCCGCGGCCAGCGGCGCGTTCATGCAGGTCGCCGGGGTCAACTTCGCCTACGACCCGGAGCGCACGGCGCAGGTGGTGGACGGGGAGGGCGCCGTGACCACGCCCGGCGAGCGGGTCCGCAGCGCGGTCCTGCACGACGGAACGGTGCTCGTGGAGGGCGGCGAGGTCGTGGACGGCGACCCGATCACGGTCGTGACCAACGACTTCTCCGCCCGGGGCGGCGACATGTACCCGTTCCGCGGGGCGGACTTCACCGTGGTGGGCGCGACCTACCAGGCCGCGCTGGAGGGCCTGCTCACCGGAACGCTGGAGGGCCGGGTGACCGAGGCCGCCTACCCCGAGGGCGGTTCCGGCCGCATCGTGGTGGGCGAGCGGGCCACCGTTCCCGACGGTGACGGCGGCGGAACGCCCACCGACCCGCCGACCGGCGGACCCACTGACGGGCCCGCCGACCCGGACGGCGGGCCGAGCCCGGACCCGACGGACCCGCCCGCCACGGACGGCCCGGACGACGGCTCCGGCAAGCCCGGCGGGAACGCCGACGGCTCACTGCCGCGCACGGGCGGCGCGCTGCTCGGTCTGGTGGCGGCGGCCGTGGTCGCCGTCGCGGCGGGCGGGGCCGCGCTCTACCTGGGCCGCAGGCGCGGGAGGACGGCGGGCGCGGACTCCCCCGGCTCGGACTCCTGA
- a CDS encoding sensor histidine kinase: protein MRRRMVFSTLVVTVIAVMLLGLPLGALTYKLVYDESTRQLQGEAELIGAESDTMLELHGQLDLGEFDRDHPHRFIRITPAEEPTSVTAGDPALDPEAPDSPSMLKATATTGRGTRVEVWMSAESVQQSVVRAWMGIASLSLLAIGVAVGLSMFQARRLTLPLLDLAATAERLGSGVTTPWGHRYGIPEADRVAEVLDRSAERIAGLIATERHFATDASHQLRTPLTALTMRLEEILAEADNPEVVREEGEAALAQTERLVETVESLLGRARKSQNPEVEAVEIDPVLHHLQEEWQPVFQSAQRRLLVTGDPGLTAMTVSADLAQIVATLVENAYKHGAGTVTIRRLDTGQSVRIEVSDEGEGVPEHLSGRIFEREVSGGGGTGLGLALARHIAESEGARIELVQTKPTTFALFLPAGAGGLSKMTGPV, encoded by the coding sequence ATGCGCAGGCGGATGGTTTTCTCCACCCTGGTGGTGACCGTCATCGCCGTCATGCTGCTCGGGCTGCCCCTGGGCGCGCTCACGTACAAGCTGGTGTACGACGAGAGCACCCGCCAGCTCCAGGGCGAGGCGGAGCTGATCGGCGCCGAGAGCGACACCATGCTGGAGCTGCACGGCCAACTCGACCTGGGCGAGTTCGACCGCGACCATCCCCACCGCTTCATCCGGATCACCCCGGCGGAGGAGCCCACCTCGGTGACCGCGGGCGATCCCGCGCTCGATCCCGAGGCGCCCGACTCCCCGAGCATGCTCAAGGCGACCGCGACCACCGGCCGGGGCACGCGCGTCGAGGTGTGGATGAGCGCCGAGAGCGTGCAGCAGAGCGTGGTCCGCGCCTGGATGGGGATCGCGTCGCTGTCCCTGCTGGCCATCGGCGTCGCCGTGGGCCTGTCGATGTTCCAGGCCCGCAGGCTGACCCTGCCCCTGCTCGACCTGGCGGCCACCGCGGAGCGCCTGGGCTCGGGCGTGACCACGCCGTGGGGCCACCGGTACGGGATACCGGAGGCCGACCGGGTGGCGGAGGTCCTGGACCGCAGCGCCGAGCGCATCGCCGGGCTGATCGCCACCGAGCGCCACTTCGCGACCGACGCCTCGCACCAGCTGCGCACGCCGCTGACCGCGCTGACGATGCGCCTGGAGGAGATCCTGGCCGAGGCGGACAACCCCGAGGTGGTCCGCGAGGAGGGCGAGGCCGCCCTGGCCCAGACCGAGCGCCTGGTGGAGACCGTGGAGAGCCTGCTGGGACGGGCCCGCAAGAGCCAGAACCCCGAGGTGGAGGCGGTGGAGATCGACCCCGTCCTGCACCACCTCCAAGAGGAGTGGCAGCCGGTCTTCCAGTCCGCGCAGCGCAGGCTGCTGGTCACCGGCGACCCGGGGCTGACCGCGATGACCGTCTCCGCCGACCTGGCGCAGATCGTCGCGACCCTGGTGGAGAACGCCTACAAGCACGGCGCGGGGACGGTCACCATCCGGCGGCTGGACACCGGGCAGTCGGTGCGCATCGAGGTGAGCGACGAGGGCGAGGGCGTGCCCGAGCACCTGTCGGGCCGGATCTTCGAGCGCGAGGTGAGCGGCGGGGGCGGGACCGGGCTGGGCCTGGCCCTGGCACGGCACATCGCCGAGTCCGAGGGGGCCCGGATCGAGCTGGTGCAGACCAAGCCGACGACCTTCGCGCTGTTCCTGCCCGCGGGCGCGGGGGGCCTGTCCAAGATGACGGGCCCGGTGTAG
- a CDS encoding serine/threonine-protein kinase, translating to MKARGVRRLDPLEPDDPREIGGHRVRGRIGSGGMGTVYAADSPGVHGYLAVKVVHAEQAADRRFRERFAHEARLLARVNSPSVARFVRADVEAPRPWMITEYVPGPTLRRHVERYGRLRGGMLLGLAVGTAEALRAVHAAGVVHRDLKPSNVVLSARGPKLLDFGIAHPVEDPDPTKWMRLRRMRRAYRDLRLPSPEGLADERVSERVDRLGTPGWISPEQYRRQPTAQSADVFLWGATVAFAAAGHDPFGRAGAKEMARRVMFEEPDLEYLPPGLERLVLVAMSKDPDERPDSAGLLRAALGLENVEGGVRASGEGGEAAVTGTAAVRGLLERRWTEVAVRPPQPPRAGLFGRGEG from the coding sequence ATGAAGGCGCGAGGCGTGCGCAGACTCGACCCCCTGGAGCCGGACGACCCCCGTGAGATCGGAGGGCACCGGGTGCGGGGGCGGATCGGCTCCGGGGGGATGGGCACGGTCTACGCCGCCGACTCCCCCGGCGTGCACGGCTACCTGGCGGTCAAGGTCGTCCACGCCGAGCAGGCGGCGGACCGGCGCTTCCGGGAGCGCTTCGCGCACGAGGCCCGCCTCCTGGCCAGGGTGAACAGCCCCTCGGTGGCGCGGTTCGTGCGCGCCGACGTGGAGGCGCCGCGGCCGTGGATGATCACCGAGTACGTGCCGGGGCCCACCCTGCGCCGCCACGTGGAGCGGTACGGCCGCCTGCGCGGGGGGATGCTCCTGGGTCTGGCCGTGGGCACCGCCGAGGCGCTGCGGGCCGTCCACGCGGCCGGGGTGGTCCACCGCGACCTCAAGCCCAGCAACGTGGTGCTCTCGGCCAGGGGGCCCAAACTGCTGGACTTCGGGATCGCGCACCCGGTGGAGGACCCCGACCCCACCAAGTGGATGCGTCTGCGGCGGATGCGCCGCGCCTACCGGGACCTGCGGCTGCCCTCGCCGGAGGGGCTGGCCGACGAGCGGGTCAGCGAGCGGGTCGACCGGTTGGGCACCCCGGGGTGGATCAGCCCGGAGCAGTACCGGCGCCAACCCACCGCGCAGAGCGCGGACGTGTTCCTGTGGGGCGCGACCGTGGCCTTCGCGGCGGCCGGGCACGACCCCTTCGGGCGGGCCGGGGCCAAGGAGATGGCCCGGCGCGTGATGTTCGAGGAGCCGGACCTGGAGTACCTGCCGCCCGGCCTGGAGAGGCTGGTGCTGGTCGCGATGTCCAAGGACCCCGACGAGCGGCCCGACTCCGCCGGACTGCTGCGCGCCGCCCTGGGCCTGGAGAACGTCGAGGGCGGGGTACGCGCGTCCGGGGAGGGCGGAGAGGCGGCCGTCACCGGGACGGCGGCCGTGCGGGGTCTGCTGGAGCGGCGGTGGACCGAGGTGGCGGTGCGCCCGCCGCAGCCCCCGCGGGCCGGGCTGTTCGGCCGCGGGGAGGGCTGA